A window of the Oncorhynchus kisutch isolate 150728-3 linkage group LG12, Okis_V2, whole genome shotgun sequence genome harbors these coding sequences:
- the grcc10 gene encoding protein C10 isoform X2 — MASAPAQQPTLTVEQARVLSEVIQAFSVPENAARMEEARESACNDMGKMLQLVLPVATQIQQEVIKAYGFNNEGEGVLKFARLVKMYETQDPEIAAMSIKLKSLLLPPLSTPPIGGAITAS; from the exons ATGGCCTCAGCTCCAGCCCAGCAGCCCACCCTCACTGTTGAGCAGGCCAGAG TGCTGAGTGAGGTCATCCAGGCCTTCTCTGTGCCAGAGAATGCAGCACGGATGGAGGAGGCACGGGAGAGCGCCTGCAACGACATGGGCAAGATGCTGCAGCTGGTGCTCCCTGTGGCCACCCAGATCCAACAGGAGGTCATCAAAGCGTATGGCTTCAACAACGAGGGAGAGG GTGTCCTTAAATTTGCCCGTCTGGTGAAGATGTATGAAACTCAGGACCCAGAGATAGCAGCCATGTCCATCAAACTGAAGTCTCTTCTCCTGCCTCCCCTGTCCACTCCACCCATAGGTGGTGCCATCACAGCTTCCTAG
- the grcc10 gene encoding protein C10 isoform X1, which produces MASAPAQQPTLTVEQARVVLSEVIQAFSVPENAARMEEARESACNDMGKMLQLVLPVATQIQQEVIKAYGFNNEGEGVLKFARLVKMYETQDPEIAAMSIKLKSLLLPPLSTPPIGGAITAS; this is translated from the exons ATGGCCTCAGCTCCAGCCCAGCAGCCCACCCTCACTGTTGAGCAGGCCAGAG TAGTGCTGAGTGAGGTCATCCAGGCCTTCTCTGTGCCAGAGAATGCAGCACGGATGGAGGAGGCACGGGAGAGCGCCTGCAACGACATGGGCAAGATGCTGCAGCTGGTGCTCCCTGTGGCCACCCAGATCCAACAGGAGGTCATCAAAGCGTATGGCTTCAACAACGAGGGAGAGG GTGTCCTTAAATTTGCCCGTCTGGTGAAGATGTATGAAACTCAGGACCCAGAGATAGCAGCCATGTCCATCAAACTGAAGTCTCTTCTCCTGCCTCCCCTGTCCACTCCACCCATAGGTGGTGCCATCACAGCTTCCTAG
- the LOC109900914 gene encoding SAYSvFN domain-containing protein 1 yields MLPRSLSLPHDSRVDYNMEQKLSEFRARRRADVAPKKSEKQPITSSDSGSTLISANCQSSTADADTQEFTEDPISAVAQATRTKHWGDGWLLESNLGQWLGSKRLAFTNLILLKVLLWLVLLGLFAELEFGLPFFLISLFYWLYEGLRSPTARQPGELSAYSVFNPDCQPLLGALTAEQLEGEMGYRPLANR; encoded by the exons ATGTTGCCGCGCAGTCTTTCATTGCCGCATGACTCAAGAGTGGATTACAATATGGAGCAAAAGCTTTCAGAGTTCAGAGCTCGAAGAAGGGCTGATGTGGCTCCTAAGAAGAGCGAAAAGCAGCCCATAACATCATCTGACAGTGGCAGCACTTTGATCTCGGCCAACTGCCAGTCATCAACAGCTGATGCAGACACACAGGAGTTTACAGAAGATCCAATTTCTGCTGTCGCTCAGGCTACAAGGACTAAACATTGGGGG GATGGCTGGTTGCTGGAGAGCAATCTGGGTCAATGGCTTGGTTCGAAACGACTGGCTTTCACAAATCTGATTTTGCTGAAGGTGTTGCTTTGGCTGGTTCTACTTGGGCTGTTTGCCGAACTGGAATTTGGGTTGCCTTTCttccttatctctctcttctaCTGGCTGTACGAGGGGCTGCGGAGCCCAACTGCACGTCAACCAGGAGAACTGAGCGCTTATTCAGTGTTCAACCCAGACTGTCAGCCTCTCCTGGGGGCACTTACTGCAGAGcagctagagggagagatgggctACAGACCACTGGCCAACAGATGA